A stretch of Misgurnus anguillicaudatus unplaced genomic scaffold, ASM2758022v2 HiC_scaffold_33, whole genome shotgun sequence DNA encodes these proteins:
- the LOC129437395 gene encoding alkaline phosphatase isoform X1 yields the protein MVTVHLSVVCYLLAVVSVTCGPVEEENPEFWRSLAQSTLRSALARRQNTNVAKNIVLFLGDGMGVTTITAARILKGQMENRTGEETVMNMDTFPYVGLAKVYSVDFQIPDSASTGTAYLCGVKTNLNTVGVNAAARNGVCRSQKGNEVTSILKWAKDAGKSVGIVTTTRVQHATPAASYAHSASRTWYSDADLPLSAVNEGCVDIAVQLITNTDIDVIIGGGRKYMTPKGDPDPEYPTDVSSQGQRKDKRNLINEWLGMKQEKVARFVWNKTDFDAVDPEKTDYLMALFEPGDLRYDVERDSRMDPSIIETTEKAIKILQKNPNGFFLLVEGGRIDQGHHESRASMALHEAVALDNAVARALELTNENDTLTIVTADHSHSFNFNGYPFRGNNILGKSPVFGLDFLPYTTLMYGNGPGHKIQNNKRPDIRKVDTTHKDYVQQSAAPLDTETHGGEDVALFAHGPMAHLFQGVYEQNYIAHAMAYAACIGANQQHCTPVLPTNTDPGSAAPDTPLWSMMSLLLSMMTAVLLY from the exons ATGGTTACCGTCCATCTGTCCGTTGTCTGTTATCTGCTGGCTGTGGTGTCTGTGACCTGTGGTCCAG TTGAAGAGGAGAACCCAGAGTTCTGGAGGAGTTTAGCACAAAGTACACTGCGTTCAGCTCTCGCCAGAAGACAAAACACTAATGTAGCCAAAAATATTGTGCTGTTTCTCGGAGACG GTATGGGTGTGACCACCATCACAGCCGCCAGGATCCTGAAGGGTCAGATGGAGAACCGTACAGGAGAAGAGACCGTCATGAACATGGACACGTTCCCATACGTGGGCCTTGCAaag gtcTACTCTGTGGATTTTCAGATACCAGACAGTGCGTCTACTGGTACTGCATATCTGTGTGGGGTGAAAACTAATCTGAATACTGTGGGTGTGAATGCAGCCGCTCGTAATGGCGTCTGTCGCTCACAGAAGGGAAATGAAGTCACATCCATCCTTAAATGGGCTAAAGATGCAG GGAAGTCTGTTGGCATTGTGACGACGACCCGTGTTCAACACGCCACACCTGCAGCTTCATACGCTCATAGTGCCAGCCGCACGTGGTACAGCGATGCTGATCTCCCGTTATCTGCTGTCAATGAAGGATGTGTGGATATCGCCGTTCAACTGATCACTAACACTGACATCGAT GTGATTATCGGAGGCGGTCGAAAGTACATGACACCTAAAGGAGATCCAGACCCCGAGTATCCCACCGATGTGAGCTCACAGGGTCAAAGAAAAGACAAGCGAAATTTGATAAATGAGTGGCTCGGCATGAAGCAGGAGAAG GTGGCCAGATTTGTGTGGAATAAGACTGACTTTGATGCTGTAGACCCAGAAAAAACGGATTATCTGATGg ccCTCTTTGAGCCGGGCGATCTGAGGTATGATGTGGAGAGAGACAGCCGCATGGATCCCTCGATCATAGAGACAACAGAGAAAGCCATCAAGATCcttcaaaaaaatccaaatgGATTCTTCCTGCTTGTGGAGG GTGGACGTATTGATCAGGGTCATCACGAGAGTCGAGCTTCGATGGCACTGCATGAAGCGGTTGCTCTTGACAACGCTGTAGCTCGGGCCCTAGAGCTGACCAATGAGAACGATACTCTGACAATTGTGACGGCTGACCACTCCCACTCATTTAACTTTAATGGGTATCCGTTCAGAGGAAACAACATTCTGG GTAAATCTCCTGTCTTTGGACTGGACTTCTTACCCTACACCACTCTGATGTACGGAAACGGCCCGGGACACAAAATCCAAAACAACAAGCGTCCAGACATCCGCAAGGTTGACACAA CCCATAAGGACTATGTTCAGCAGTCAGCTGCTCCGCTGGATACTGAGACTCATGGAGGAGAAGATGTGGCCCTGTTTGCTCATGGTCCCATGGCTCATCTCTTTCAGGGTGTTTATGAGCAAAACTACATCGCACACGCCATGGCCTACGCAGCATGCATCGGTGCCAATCAGCAACACTGCACTCCCGTCCTGCCCACAAATACTGATCCAGGAAGCGCCGCCCCAGACACGCCCCTCTGGAGTATGATGTCACTGCTGTTGAGCATGATGACGGCTGTTCTGTTGTACTGA
- the LOC129437395 gene encoding alkaline phosphatase, tissue-nonspecific isozyme isoform X2: MVTVHLSVVCYLLAVVSVTCGPVEEENPEFWRSLAQSTLRSALARRQNTNVAKNIVLFLGDGMGVTTITAARILKGQMENRTGEETVMNMDTFPYVGLAKVYSVDFQIPDSASTGTAYLCGVKTNLNTVGVNAAARNGVCRSQKGNEVTSILKWAKDAGKSVGIVTTTRVQHATPAASYAHSASRTWYSDADLPLSAVNEGCVDIAVQLITNTDIDVIIGGGRKYMTPKGDPDPEYPTDVSSQGQRKDKRNLINEWLGMKQEKVARFVWNKTDFDAVDPEKTDYLMALFEPGDLRYDVERDSRMDPSIIETTEKAIKILQKNPNGFFLLVEGKSPVFGLDFLPYTTLMYGNGPGHKIQNNKRPDIRKVDTTHKDYVQQSAAPLDTETHGGEDVALFAHGPMAHLFQGVYEQNYIAHAMAYAACIGANQQHCTPVLPTNTDPGSAAPDTPLWSMMSLLLSMMTAVLLY, from the exons ATGGTTACCGTCCATCTGTCCGTTGTCTGTTATCTGCTGGCTGTGGTGTCTGTGACCTGTGGTCCAG TTGAAGAGGAGAACCCAGAGTTCTGGAGGAGTTTAGCACAAAGTACACTGCGTTCAGCTCTCGCCAGAAGACAAAACACTAATGTAGCCAAAAATATTGTGCTGTTTCTCGGAGACG GTATGGGTGTGACCACCATCACAGCCGCCAGGATCCTGAAGGGTCAGATGGAGAACCGTACAGGAGAAGAGACCGTCATGAACATGGACACGTTCCCATACGTGGGCCTTGCAaag gtcTACTCTGTGGATTTTCAGATACCAGACAGTGCGTCTACTGGTACTGCATATCTGTGTGGGGTGAAAACTAATCTGAATACTGTGGGTGTGAATGCAGCCGCTCGTAATGGCGTCTGTCGCTCACAGAAGGGAAATGAAGTCACATCCATCCTTAAATGGGCTAAAGATGCAG GGAAGTCTGTTGGCATTGTGACGACGACCCGTGTTCAACACGCCACACCTGCAGCTTCATACGCTCATAGTGCCAGCCGCACGTGGTACAGCGATGCTGATCTCCCGTTATCTGCTGTCAATGAAGGATGTGTGGATATCGCCGTTCAACTGATCACTAACACTGACATCGAT GTGATTATCGGAGGCGGTCGAAAGTACATGACACCTAAAGGAGATCCAGACCCCGAGTATCCCACCGATGTGAGCTCACAGGGTCAAAGAAAAGACAAGCGAAATTTGATAAATGAGTGGCTCGGCATGAAGCAGGAGAAG GTGGCCAGATTTGTGTGGAATAAGACTGACTTTGATGCTGTAGACCCAGAAAAAACGGATTATCTGATGg ccCTCTTTGAGCCGGGCGATCTGAGGTATGATGTGGAGAGAGACAGCCGCATGGATCCCTCGATCATAGAGACAACAGAGAAAGCCATCAAGATCcttcaaaaaaatccaaatgGATTCTTCCTGCTTGTGGAGG GTAAATCTCCTGTCTTTGGACTGGACTTCTTACCCTACACCACTCTGATGTACGGAAACGGCCCGGGACACAAAATCCAAAACAACAAGCGTCCAGACATCCGCAAGGTTGACACAA CCCATAAGGACTATGTTCAGCAGTCAGCTGCTCCGCTGGATACTGAGACTCATGGAGGAGAAGATGTGGCCCTGTTTGCTCATGGTCCCATGGCTCATCTCTTTCAGGGTGTTTATGAGCAAAACTACATCGCACACGCCATGGCCTACGCAGCATGCATCGGTGCCAATCAGCAACACTGCACTCCCGTCCTGCCCACAAATACTGATCCAGGAAGCGCCGCCCCAGACACGCCCCTCTGGAGTATGATGTCACTGCTGTTGAGCATGATGACGGCTGTTCTGTTGTACTGA